Proteins from one Bacillus sp. BGMRC 2118 genomic window:
- a CDS encoding sigma factor G inhibitor Gin — translation MSAISKREYFGETCVICEKEKEKGIHLYTSFICTDCETEMIHTQTNHPSYQFYIQQLRKITTPKILS, via the coding sequence ATGAGTGCTATTTCAAAAAGAGAGTACTTTGGGGAAACATGTGTAATATGTGAAAAGGAAAAAGAGAAAGGGATACATTTATATACATCCTTTATCTGTACGGACTGTGAGACAGAAATGATTCATACTCAAACTAACCATCCAAGCTATCAGTTTTATATACAGCAATTACGAAAGATAACTACACCCAAGATCTTGTCTTGA